TAATTTTTCGTGGTCTTGTAGAAATAGGACTTCTTCAGCAGCGGCTCGCCCTTCCTGAGGCATTCCATCGTGGGAATGCACTCCAGTTCATGGGGCACATACAGATTGGTGATGTGCTCCCCCACCACGGGCAGACTGCTGAATCCGTCGATGCGCTGCTGGATCGGATTCATGTATTCGCAGATGCCGTCCGCGTTCACCACGGCGACGCCAAGCCCCATGTCATCCCAGATGGCTTTCATCTCCGGAGTCAGCACGCTCTTGCGGTTGACGTTGGAAAATTTCTCTCTATCAAAATACAAATTTCACAACCTCGGCTGATTTGGCTCGAATCAAGGGAACTGCAAGGCTCCTCTCATGCTTTTGCTTGGGGTTCAATGAAAGATTTTTTTCGAAAAGAAAAGTATTTTTTCGAAAAATGAATTTTTCCACCCTTGCCACCATCTCTCCGTGAACGATGCAAATCGTTCTATTCCAGTTGGTTAATCGAAATACCGCCCCCCGGAATCCATCTGGCACACCCCGTGCTAGTGACAAAAGTAACAAGCGAGCGAACACCGCCAATATCTGCTTCAGGTAAAAATTCTTACATGAACAGGAGCATGGAAATGTTGAACAAGGAAAACGAAACCCAGGCCGCCCCCAAGGGCTACGGCATCAATTGGGATACCGCTGAATCCCGCGTCAAGGAACTCAAGGACTTTCTCATGACCGCCCCGCAGGTCATGGACCCGGAACGCCTTCAGTTTCTGAACGAGGTATATGAAAAATATCAGGGCGAATCCGTCTTCTACATCCGCGCCAAGCTCTTCGAACGGGTGCTGACCAGGAAGAACATCTTCCTCGACGGCAACCCCATCGTGGGCACCCTGACCGGCGTGCGCGCTGGCGTGTATGCCTACCCCGAATGGAACGTCGCGTGGATCAAGGAAGAGATGCAGATGGCCAAGATGGCCTCTCTGGGCGAAATGAAGATTCCCGCCGAAACCCAGGAACTGCTGGAAAAGACCTACAAGCTGTGGAAGGGCCGTACCTGCATCGACCAGAACAACAAGATGTTCAAGGAAAAGTACGGCATCAATCCCAAGCCCTATGCCAAGGCGGGCATGTACTACGAGAACGTCAGCGTAGCCAGCGGCTCCGGCATTGCCGACTACCCTCTGGCTCTGAACAAGGGCCTCCGCTGGATGATCAACGACGTGAAGTCCCGTTTCGAGAACTGCCCCACCACGCTGGCCAACAAGGAAAAGCACGATCTGTACCGCGCCATGCTGGTCACGCTGGAAGCGGTCATCGCCCATTCCCATCGCTATGCCGACCTTGCGGAAAAGACTGCGGCCGAAGAGACCGATCCCAAGGCCAAGGCCGAGCTGCTGGAAATTGCGGAAATCTGCCGCCGCGTGCCCGAATACCCGGCCCGCAACTTCCGTGAAGCGATTCAGTCCTTCTGGTTCATCCATCTTGCCATCGAGATCGAGCAGATGGCCTGCGCCACGTCTCCGGGCCGTTACGGCCAGTACATGTACCCCTTCTTCAGGAAGGACATCGAGGAAGGCAACCTCACCCGCGAACAGGTCCTGACCCTGCTCAAGTTCCAGTGGATCAAGCACCTCGAACTGGCCGAATACCAGGGCAACTCCTACGCCCTGACCCTGTCCGGCCACACCGGCCAGTCCATCACCATCGGCGGTGTGGACGCTGACGGCAACGACGCCAGCACCGAACTGGAAGAGCTGCTCCTCGAAACCCAGATCCAGATGAAGAACATTCAGCCCACGCTGACCCTGCTCTATCATCCCAAGATGAAGGATTCCTACCTCCAGAAGGTCGTGGAGTGCATCCGCGGCGGCTCGGGCCAGCCCCAGATCCTGAACAACAACGTGGTGGTGCAGCGCAACCTCGCCCGCTTCGGCCAGTACGAGGGCGGCATTACGCTGGAAGACGCACGCAACTGCGGCAACTACGGCTGCGTGTCCACCGGCATCTGCGGCAAGGGCAGCTTCATCACTCAGGAAGACCAGCCCTGCCTCGCCAAGATCGTCGAGGTCATGCTCAACAACGGCAAGTGCCCGGTCACCAAGAAGAAGGTCGGCGTGGAATCCGGCGATCCCCGCGAGTTCACGAGCTTCGAGGAAGTCTACGAGGCCTACAAGAAGCAGCTCGACCACCTCTTCAACATCTCCCGCAAGCACTCGGACCTGAGCCAGATGGCCCGCCTTCAGGTGGTTCCGAGCATCTTCCGCTCCGCCATGTACGACGGCTGCATCGAAAAGGGCGTGTGCGAGGAAGCCGGTGGCACCCGCTATCCGCAGGTCAACCCGATCATGACCGCAGGCATTGACGCGGCCAACTCCCTGTATGCCATCAAGCATCTGGTGTTCGACACCAAGCAGTTGACCATGGACCAGCTTCTGGAAGCCATCAGCACCAACTTCGAGGGACACGAGGACATCCGCAAGATGTGCTTCGAAGCTCCCAAGCACGGCAACGACTACCCCGAGGTGGAAGGCTTCATCCAGCAGTACTACAGGGACGTCGACGCGATCCACCATGCACAGGGGCCGGACTGCTTCGGCTACCGCACCCCGCTGGACGCATACTCCCTGTCCTACCACAACTACTTCGGCTCGCTCATGGGCGCCCTGCCCAACGGACGCAAGGCTGGCGTGGCCCTGACCGACGGCAGCGTGTCCGCCATGCCCGGCACCGACCACGAAGGCATCACCGCCCTGATCAAATCCGGTGCGGAAGCCATCGACACGGTCCGCTACGGCGCGAACCACTTCAACGTGAAGCTGAATCCCTCGGTACTGGAAGGCCCTGTGGGCGCACGTACCCTGATCTCCCTGATCAAGACCTACTGCGACTTCGGCGGCTCCCACATCCAGTTCAACTGCGTCAGCTCCGACACCCTGAAGGACGCGCAGGCCAACCCGCAGGAATACACCGATCTGGTGGTTCGCGTGGCCGGGTTCAGCGCCTACTTCACCCGTCTGGATCGCGGCGTGCAGAACGAAATCATCAAGCGCACCGAATACGAAAACTAGCGACATCACCGACTGCGGGCGGGACCTCTCCCGCCCGCAGCGAATCTTTCACGAATCCAGCCGCAAGCAGCGGCAATCACGAAAATACATATCTGCGGAGACGGCGATGAGTCAGGGAATGGTTTACAATATTCAGCGAATGTCGATTCATGACGGCCCGGGATTGCGGACCACGGTGTTTTTGAAAGGCTGCCCCCTGCAATGCCTGTGGTGCAGCAATCCGGAATCCCAGAAGGGCACGCCGCAGATGATGTATTTCGAAAACATGTGCACCGGTTGCGGCGCGTGCATGGAAGCCTGCCCCAACGGGGCCGTGATCGCTCTGGACGGCAAGTTCGGACGCGATGTGGAAAAATGTACGGACTGCGGCAAATGCGCCGAGGTCTGCCCGAACAAGGCCCGGGAAATGTCCGGAAAGATCATGACCGTGGACGAAGTCATGGAGGTGGTGCGCAAGGACGCGCTCTTCTATGAGAACTCCGGCGGCGGCGTGACCTTTGGCGGCGGCGAGCCCACGGCTGGCGGCCAATTCTTTCTGGACATGGTGCAGGCCGTGCACGACGAGGGCTTTCACGTGACCGTGGACACCTGCGGCGTATGCCCGGCGGACCGCTTCGACAGGACCATCGAACTGGCCAACCTGTTCCTGTTCGACTGCAAGCACATGGACCCGGAACAGCACAAGAAGCTGACCGGCATGGACAACACCCTTGTTCTGCGCAACATGCGCGCCGCCTTGAGTTCCGACACCCAGGTGCGCATCCGCATGCCTCTGATGCCGGACATGAACGATTCCGACGAAAACCTTGCCGCCATGGCCGAGTTCTTCGGCGAATTCGGCAGGGAGGAAATCGAAGTCATGCCGTGCCACGCCTTCGGGCGAAACAAGTACGTCGCATTGGGCAAACCGGTTCCGGCCGTGTCCCAGTACACTCCCGAGGAACTGAAGGTCGTTCTGGACCGCTTTGCCAGGCATGGGCTCAAGCCCGTCATGGTTTAACTGCAAAAAATGATGGAGAGGAACAATATGTTCACCGTAACCGTTCCGGACGAAATGCTGGAAAAGCTCCGCGCCATGCTGGAGGACGAGGACGAGGAAACCTGTGTGCGCCTGCGCGAATACAGCGTCGGCGGCGGCTGACACGCGAAAATCGTGCTCGGTCTGGGCATGGACGAATTTGACGAAGACGAAGACAGGCAGATCGAAGTGGACGGCGTACCATTCATCGCCGAAGAGGATTTTCTTGAAAAATACGGTTCCGCCTATTCCCTGAAGTTCAATGAGAACGAACAGGTGGAACTCACCGCTCTGAACGCCTAACACCCCCCGACAAAAGGGAATCCATACTGAAGGAGTCCCCGGCCTTTGTGGTCGGGGACTCTTTTGTTTCACGACAACAGCGTACTTGCCGGTCCGCTATATGGCAGACCACGCAACGCTGGTCCCGGCCACCAGAATCAGAATCAGCAGGATGCGCTGATAGGCGACCTGCCCGATGAAACGGGAAAGCAGAATCCCCACCCCGCCGCCGAGCAGGACAGCCGGACAGCCGACCGCAAAATACGTGACGGTTTGCAGGGAGTGAATGCCTGCAATCAATTGGCCGGTCAAAATGAGCGTTCCGGTCAGAAGAAAGCATACGCCCAGAACGCCCTTGACTGTTTCCTTGGGCCATCCGGTCAGCGAGACGAACACGGCCAGCGGCGGCCCGTTGAATCCGAACAGCGCGCCCAGAACCGTGGACGCGAATCCGGCCACGATTCCCCAGCGGGGATTGATGGCATGAGCCTTCCGAAGCCCGGCAGGCCAGCAGATGGAAAACAGGGCGTAGGCGATCAGCAGAAGCCCCATGGCAAGCTTGAGCGACTCGTTGCCCACGCTCTGCAGCACGCTGATTCCGACGGCCACTCCGGCAATGCCACCGATGCAGATGTACTGCAATGCCGCCTTCTGAATGTGCTTTCTGTAGCTCCAGCCCATCTGGCAGCTCAATGCGAGCACGAGCAGCGTGGAACTGGGCACGGCGATATCCAGAGGAATGGCGTAGGCAACAAGCGGCATGGCCATCAGGGCCGCCCCGAATCCGGCAATGTTGTTGATGACGGCTGCCACGAACCAGGCGAAAAAGAACAGGATGTATTCTGACATGGAACCAGGAAGTCCAGCTAAATTAGAGTGATGGAAAACAGCAGTGGAAGCAGGTGCGGCGAACCTCGAAAAAGGATGTGGCAGCATGCCTCAACAGACCATGAACACTGAACAAACAATGCCGTAGCTCCGTGCGGCCCAGTCAGCCTATACATGCCCGGTTCGATTGTCCAGCAGGCCTTGCGTCCAAAAAAAGCGGCACTCCGGAGAGTGCCGCCATATACCCCGTCTTTGCGGGACGCATATCGTACTTCTAGGCCTGCGCCATGACGGCTTCGGTCCATGTCGTCACGTCACCCATGTCCGGATCGCCATCGATCTTCAGGGACTCACCCAGCAGAATCGCACCCAGCTTCCCGGATTTTTCCTCGATGGCATCCACGGCTCCACAAAAGAACTCGTACGAGGAATCGCCGCAACCGAACACTGCGACCTTCCTGTCCTTGAGTCCCGCCTTGTCCAGATCGTCAAAAATCGGGACAAAATCATCCTGCAGCTCAATGGAGTCATCACCCCATGTGGAAGAACCGAGAAAAACCACATCGTAGCCATCGGCCATGCCATCGACCGACACGTCGGCCGCATCCATGACATCGACGCTCCAGCCCCCCTTTTTCAGGACGTTTTCAATATTGTCCGCGACACTCTCGGTATTGCCGGTTGTGGAACCGTAAACGACCAATGCCTTGCTCATGTTTTCTTGCCTCACTGTTTCAGAGTTGCAGTTCACGCGGCTGTGGCCACGATCTCCCAAATACAGTTTCGGCGACAAACGGATATCATGCGCATTGTTCTCCTTGCCGGCTCAATGATGTTCCGGGCGCGGCTGCCTGCGCTCGTTGGGAACAAGCACGACCAGCGTGGCGGTCTGCTTGAGCTGCATGTATTCCTCCACCTTGTCCGGCGCGGCATCCGTCTTGACATAGTACCGGATGAACCATTTGCCGGGATGATCCAGCAGGACCCTGAAGGAATCCCCGGCCACTTCCCTGCCGGGATGATGCAAATCCTCGGATTCGGTGGAATACCCGCCATACGTGGCATCCCAATGCCCGTTTCCGGCAAAGGCCTTGCCATCCTTGAACACCATCAGGTCAAGCGTGTCCCCCGGTTTCAGGGCTGTGGGGTCCTGCATGGGCACCAATTCCAGCGGCAGGCCGACACGGCCCGCAAACCGACCGTCCGGCTCGCCGCAACGAACATAGGACTTGGCGTACTGCTTGGAGTACAGGGATTTGACGATTTCGGACGCCCGATCCCTGACTGCGCTCATGGGCTTGATCGAATTGCGATTTCTTCCGGCCTTGTCCACCCATTTGGTATAATGCCCGGGGTTGGTCTCCGCAGTAAGCACATATACGCCCGGAGCATCATATTCCACCATCTGCGACTGCAGCCCGGTTTCCTCGCGGGGCAGGAATTCCATCACGTTTCCGGCGGGATCATGCACCTTGACAAAGGCGAGCTTGTTGGCGCGCACCCCGTCATCCACAGGGAAATGATGCCCATAGGCAAAAAACAGCGGCGTTTTCTTGCCCTCGGACACACGATGCCGCCCGGACTGGATGAAAAGCGAATGTGCCCGGGCCAGGTCCGCACCCACGAGAAAAAACAGGGAAGCCACAACGGCAACCGGCAACAACCTGATCGATTTCATTCCCATCTCCTTTTTCCGCGCAATCCTGCCCGCGTCCATCCGGCGGCATGGTTCGGTTTCTTCCGTTTTTTCCATGCAAGGGTGACCATCCACGAATGGAAGCAATCACTCTTGACGCACACGAAGCACCATCCCATCTCGGGACAACGAAAACCGGACGATGCAGCCTTCGGCACCACGACTCCGGAAACCTTTTTTCCAACACGGTAAAATCAGCGCTTGTCATTGATAATGAATTTCGATATCACTGATATGCCTTCAGGGTAACGCAGTCAACCACAAATCGCTTTTCCCCGGGCAACGCACGGTTGCCGAAAAGCGAAAACAGCCATGAAGGACTGAAAAAACGACTGTACCCCAAGGCCA
Above is a window of Pseudodesulfovibrio tunisiensis DNA encoding:
- a CDS encoding flavodoxin, which gives rise to MSKALVVYGSTTGNTESVADNIENVLKKGGWSVDVMDAADVSVDGMADGYDVVFLGSSTWGDDSIELQDDFVPIFDDLDKAGLKDRKVAVFGCGDSSYEFFCGAVDAIEEKSGKLGAILLGESLKIDGDPDMGDVTTWTEAVMAQA
- a CDS encoding glycyl radical protein; translated protein: MLNKENETQAAPKGYGINWDTAESRVKELKDFLMTAPQVMDPERLQFLNEVYEKYQGESVFYIRAKLFERVLTRKNIFLDGNPIVGTLTGVRAGVYAYPEWNVAWIKEEMQMAKMASLGEMKIPAETQELLEKTYKLWKGRTCIDQNNKMFKEKYGINPKPYAKAGMYYENVSVASGSGIADYPLALNKGLRWMINDVKSRFENCPTTLANKEKHDLYRAMLVTLEAVIAHSHRYADLAEKTAAEETDPKAKAELLEIAEICRRVPEYPARNFREAIQSFWFIHLAIEIEQMACATSPGRYGQYMYPFFRKDIEEGNLTREQVLTLLKFQWIKHLELAEYQGNSYALTLSGHTGQSITIGGVDADGNDASTELEELLLETQIQMKNIQPTLTLLYHPKMKDSYLQKVVECIRGGSGQPQILNNNVVVQRNLARFGQYEGGITLEDARNCGNYGCVSTGICGKGSFITQEDQPCLAKIVEVMLNNGKCPVTKKKVGVESGDPREFTSFEEVYEAYKKQLDHLFNISRKHSDLSQMARLQVVPSIFRSAMYDGCIEKGVCEEAGGTRYPQVNPIMTAGIDAANSLYAIKHLVFDTKQLTMDQLLEAISTNFEGHEDIRKMCFEAPKHGNDYPEVEGFIQQYYRDVDAIHHAQGPDCFGYRTPLDAYSLSYHNYFGSLMGALPNGRKAGVALTDGSVSAMPGTDHEGITALIKSGAEAIDTVRYGANHFNVKLNPSVLEGPVGARTLISLIKTYCDFGGSHIQFNCVSSDTLKDAQANPQEYTDLVVRVAGFSAYFTRLDRGVQNEIIKRTEYEN
- a CDS encoding DUF4198 domain-containing protein, encoding MKSIRLLPVAVVASLFFLVGADLARAHSLFIQSGRHRVSEGKKTPLFFAYGHHFPVDDGVRANKLAFVKVHDPAGNVMEFLPREETGLQSQMVEYDAPGVYVLTAETNPGHYTKWVDKAGRNRNSIKPMSAVRDRASEIVKSLYSKQYAKSYVRCGEPDGRFAGRVGLPLELVPMQDPTALKPGDTLDLMVFKDGKAFAGNGHWDATYGGYSTESEDLHHPGREVAGDSFRVLLDHPGKWFIRYYVKTDAAPDKVEEYMQLKQTATLVVLVPNERRQPRPEHH
- a CDS encoding glycyl-radical enzyme activating protein, encoding MSQGMVYNIQRMSIHDGPGLRTTVFLKGCPLQCLWCSNPESQKGTPQMMYFENMCTGCGACMEACPNGAVIALDGKFGRDVEKCTDCGKCAEVCPNKAREMSGKIMTVDEVMEVVRKDALFYENSGGGVTFGGGEPTAGGQFFLDMVQAVHDEGFHVTVDTCGVCPADRFDRTIELANLFLFDCKHMDPEQHKKLTGMDNTLVLRNMRAALSSDTQVRIRMPLMPDMNDSDENLAAMAEFFGEFGREEIEVMPCHAFGRNKYVALGKPVPAVSQYTPEELKVVLDRFARHGLKPVMV
- a CDS encoding sulfite exporter TauE/SafE family protein produces the protein MSEYILFFFAWFVAAVINNIAGFGAALMAMPLVAYAIPLDIAVPSSTLLVLALSCQMGWSYRKHIQKAALQYICIGGIAGVAVGISVLQSVGNESLKLAMGLLLIAYALFSICWPAGLRKAHAINPRWGIVAGFASTVLGALFGFNGPPLAVFVSLTGWPKETVKGVLGVCFLLTGTLILTGQLIAGIHSLQTVTYFAVGCPAVLLGGGVGILLSRFIGQVAYQRILLILILVAGTSVAWSAI